In Henckelia pumila isolate YLH828 unplaced genomic scaffold, ASM3356847v2 CTG_266, whole genome shotgun sequence, one DNA window encodes the following:
- the LOC140870824 gene encoding auxin-induced protein 22D-like, producing the protein MEGLLGNDNDLNLKATELRLGLPGSDSCVKNTNNKRSSSEMEDARRNGESAEQESDHAPAHKAQVVGWPPVQSYRKNVLKKLESEASGMFVKVSMDGAPYLRKIDLKSYKNYFDLLKALKNMFKCTIGGYSEREGYNGSEYAPTYEDKDGDWMLVGDVPWDMFITSCKRMRIMRGSEAKGLSCM; encoded by the exons ATGGAAGGGCTTCTGGGAAACGATAATGATCTGAATCTCAAGGCCACCGAGCTGAGATTGGGTCTTCCGGGAAGTGATTCTTGTGTTAAGAACACTAACAACAAGAGATCTTCATCAGAAATGGAGGATGCACGCCGAAATGGTGAATCCGCAGAACAAGAATCTGACCATGCCCCGGCTCATAA AGCACAAGTTGTCGGCTGGCCGCCGGTTCAGTCGTACCGGAAAAATGTTCTGAAGAAGCTCGAATCAGAGGCTTCCGGGATGTTTGTGAAAGTCAGCATGGATGGGGCTCCTTATCTGAGGAAAATTGACCTCAAATCGTACAAGAATTACTTTGATCTACTCAAGGCTTTAAAGAACATGTTCAAGTGCACCATAG GTGGATACTCGGAGAGGGAAGGATACAATGGATCTGAATATGCACCAACTTATGAAGACAAAGATGGTGATTGGATGCTAGTTGGGGATGTTCCATGGGATATGTTCATTACTTCTTGCAAAAGGATGAGGATTATGAGAGGATCTGAAGCTAAAGGCTTGAGTTGCATGTAG
- the LOC140870818 gene encoding auxin-responsive protein IAA16-like, translating into MVDSMLSYEEGKSKSMDFKETELRLGLHVGGEKNIVNYGKRGYGETVDLKLNLSSKESDLPHGKEEDLLPGSNDPVKPPAKTQVVGWPPVRSFRKNVMAVQKNSSDHAEKGTTVAGGAAVYVKVSMDGAPYLRKVDLKMYKAYQELSEALCKMFGSFTMGKCDSQGMMDFMNESKLMDLLNGSDYVPTYEDKDGDWMLVGDVPWEMFVGSCKRLRIMKGTEAIGLAPRAVEKCKNRN; encoded by the exons atggttgACAGTATGCTAAGTTATGAGGAGGGAAAGAGCAAAAGCATGGATTTTAAAGAAACTGAGCTGAGGCTAGGATTGCACGTTGGAGGAGAGAAAAATATTGTTAATTATGGGAAAAGAGGGTATGGAGAAACTGTGGACTTGAAGCTTAATCTCTCCTCCAAGGAGAGTGATCTGCCGCATGGGAAGGAAGAGGATCTGCTACCCGGGTCAAATGATCCAGTGAAGCCTCCTGCTAA GACCCAGGTCGTGGGATGGCCGCCGGTTCGATCATTCCGGAAAAATGTTATGGCTGTACAGAAGAACAGCTCAGATCACGCTGAGAAGGGAACCACTGTTGCTGGCGGAGCAGCGGTGTATGTCAAAGTAAGCATGGATGGTGCACCCTACCTCCGCAAAGTTGACTTGAAGATGTACAAGGCATATCAAGAGCTCTCTGAGGCATTGTGCAAAATGTTCGGTTCCTTCACCATGG GAAAATGTGATTCTCAAGGAATGATGGACTTCATGAATGAGAGCAAGCTCATGGACCTTTTAAATGGTTCTGATTACGTTCCAACTTATGAAGACAAGGATGGGGATTGGATGCTTGTTGGCGATGTCCCTTGGGA GATGTTTGTTGGATCATGCAAGCGTCTACGCATTATGAAAGGAACAGAGGCTATAGGACTCG CGCCAAGAGCCGTGGAGAAATGCAAGAACAGAAACTAA